From Strix uralensis isolate ZFMK-TIS-50842 chromosome 1, bStrUra1, whole genome shotgun sequence, a single genomic window includes:
- the RPA3 gene encoding replication protein A 14 kDa subunit, which translates to MADVHEVPRPRIATGHLAQRIGQPVCFVGRVEKIHPTGKLLVLSDGEGKHATVELSEPLDEEISGVLEVVGRVTNQATIMCMSYVQFREDKSPFDLELYNEALKIIHEFPEYFPFGTGRNN; encoded by the exons ATGGCGGACGTCCATGAGGTGCCGCGGCCGCGCATCGCCACTGGCCACCTGGCGCAGCGTATCGGGCAGCCCGTCTGCTTCGTGGGCCGCGTCGAGAAG ATTCATCCTACTGGGAAGCTTTTAGTGCTTTCggatggagaaggaaaacatGCGACTGTGGAGCTGAGCGAACCT CTAGATGAAGAGATCTCAGGAGTTCTTGAAGTAGTGGGAAGAGTAACAAATCAGGCAACCATCATGTGCATGTCATACGTCCAGTTCAGAGAAGATAAAAGTCCATTTG ATCTGGAACTCTACAATGAAGCACTAAAAATTATTCATGAATTCCCTGAATACTTCCCATTCGGTACTGGGAGGAACAATTGA